In Halobacillus amylolyticus, the following proteins share a genomic window:
- a CDS encoding DinB family protein, whose amino-acid sequence MSSYFFQNGLHGEDAHVDPLSVFEGLQWEVVGKKPEECPHSVWQILNHMIFWQDFILDYLKGTVPNFPDHAEESWPGGTSPSNETEWNDAVFKFSEGLKEAENEAKKELEERGFGKSEGTRGDFLVMLVNHNSYHTGQVASTRRIIGEWPPPSGGDTW is encoded by the coding sequence TTGTCATCTTATTTCTTTCAAAATGGACTACATGGAGAAGACGCCCATGTTGATCCCCTATCGGTCTTTGAGGGTTTACAGTGGGAAGTGGTTGGTAAAAAACCAGAGGAATGTCCGCATTCGGTTTGGCAAATTCTCAATCATATGATTTTTTGGCAGGACTTTATTCTTGATTACCTTAAAGGAACGGTACCCAATTTCCCAGATCATGCAGAAGAATCTTGGCCCGGTGGAACATCTCCATCAAATGAAACCGAGTGGAATGACGCTGTTTTTAAGTTCAGTGAAGGGTTAAAGGAAGCTGAAAACGAAGCAAAAAAGGAACTGGAGGAACGGGGATTCGGGAAATCCGAAGGTACTCGTGGTGACTTTTTAGTCATGCTTGTAAACCACAATAGTTATCATACTGGTCAGGTAGCATCAACCCGACGAATAATAGGAGAATGGCCACCCCCTTCTGGCGGAGATACTTGGTAG
- a CDS encoding DUF4269 domain-containing protein yields the protein MINLFEGMKMGSKKQQKAYAAIKELDICNDLSTYNPVLCGTLPIGIDVVGSDLDIVMEVQDLDHFEERLQTLYNNKDNFTLKRATIRGNQVVKANFFFSNFEFELFGQSQPVQKQNAYLHMLIEYKLLKKDPILKEKVINLKMQGYKTEPAFCTLLDIPGDPYEGLIQFGVEEGIVTEVL from the coding sequence TTGATTAATTTATTTGAGGGGATGAAAATGGGAAGTAAAAAGCAGCAAAAAGCTTATGCAGCAATCAAGGAACTGGATATTTGTAATGACTTAAGTACATACAATCCAGTTCTATGCGGAACTCTGCCCATCGGTATAGATGTAGTAGGATCAGACCTAGACATTGTTATGGAAGTACAAGATTTAGATCATTTTGAAGAACGGCTACAAACTCTATACAATAATAAAGACAATTTCACGCTGAAAAGAGCAACTATAAGAGGTAACCAGGTCGTTAAAGCAAATTTTTTCTTCAGTAATTTTGAGTTTGAGTTGTTTGGTCAATCTCAACCTGTACAGAAACAAAATGCATATCTCCATATGTTAATAGAATACAAACTATTAAAAAAAGACCCCATTCTTAAAGAGAAAGTGATAAATCTTAAAATGCAAGGATACAAGACCGAACCAGCATTTTGTACACTGTTAGACATTCCTGGTGACCCTTACGAAGGCCTTATCCAATTTGGAGTTGAAGAAGGAATTGTAACAGAGGTGTTGTAA
- the ltrA gene encoding group II intron reverse transcriptase/maturase — protein sequence MPTLRNWDYYNMTETFTELYEKASRVQVFSHLYDTIISRENILLAFRMIKTNKGSKTPGTDGKTIDDMKELSENELVTEVRTKLRNYHPKKVRREWTEKENGKWRPLGIPCILDRIIQQCFKQVLEPIVESQFFKHSYGFRPLRSAHHAMARIQYLINQAQFHFVVDIDIKSFFDNVNHSLLNKQLWNMGIHDRKVLTCISKMIKSEIDGEGVPEKGSPQGGILSPLLSNVVLNDLDQWVAGQWEVFPLTKSYSSDDSKRQARKRTNLKEGYLVRYADDFKILCRDGKIAQRWYHAVRLYLKERLKLDISPEKSQIVNLRKRESEFLGFTIRANKKGKKRVAHTGIISSKREKMKQEAKKLIRRMKASPTAENVHRYNSFVLGIHHYFNRATHVNLEFSRLAFDLKPFLYNRLRPVGKQEHPFNPPPIYKKLFSLGTKTFRIRDMYLFPIGGVKTVNTMNFSPKLSLYTKKGRENLYKKLRPDIQKEVSFLMKATLPNRSVEYLDNRISRYSMKMGKCEITGQYLYSYNVHCHHYIPKHLGGSDQFRNLRILHEDVHQLIHMKDAKRIKFFLYKLGVNQFKLEKINQYRKVCELDQIESSRLEE from the coding sequence GTGCCAACGTTACGAAACTGGGATTATTACAATATGACGGAGACATTTACAGAACTATACGAAAAAGCGAGCCGAGTACAAGTATTTTCTCATCTCTATGACACCATCATATCAAGAGAAAACATCCTCCTCGCTTTTCGCATGATAAAAACCAATAAAGGTTCTAAAACACCAGGTACCGATGGGAAAACCATCGACGACATGAAAGAACTATCAGAAAATGAACTCGTTACAGAAGTACGGACCAAACTAAGAAATTATCACCCGAAGAAAGTTCGCAGAGAATGGACTGAAAAAGAAAATGGTAAATGGAGACCTCTTGGGATTCCATGTATCTTGGATAGAATCATCCAACAATGTTTCAAACAAGTTCTCGAACCTATTGTAGAATCTCAGTTTTTCAAGCATAGCTACGGGTTCAGACCTCTCCGGTCTGCTCATCATGCTATGGCTAGGATACAATACTTGATTAATCAAGCGCAATTTCATTTTGTGGTTGATATAGATATTAAGAGCTTCTTTGATAATGTAAATCACTCATTGTTAAATAAACAGCTTTGGAATATGGGTATTCATGACCGCAAGGTTCTTACTTGTATCTCGAAAATGATAAAGTCAGAAATTGATGGAGAAGGCGTACCAGAGAAAGGATCCCCGCAAGGTGGAATTTTATCCCCTCTACTATCAAACGTGGTTTTAAATGACCTGGACCAATGGGTTGCAGGCCAATGGGAGGTATTTCCTCTTACCAAATCATACAGTTCTGATGATTCTAAAAGGCAGGCTAGAAAACGAACAAATTTGAAAGAGGGATACTTGGTTAGGTACGCCGATGATTTCAAAATCCTATGTCGAGATGGAAAGATTGCTCAACGGTGGTACCATGCGGTACGACTTTACTTAAAAGAGCGCTTAAAGCTGGACATCTCTCCTGAGAAATCTCAAATTGTAAACTTGAGAAAACGAGAATCTGAGTTCTTAGGTTTCACTATTCGTGCGAATAAAAAGGGTAAGAAACGGGTGGCACATACAGGCATCATTTCTTCAAAAAGAGAAAAAATGAAACAGGAAGCCAAAAAACTCATTCGAAGAATGAAGGCTTCTCCAACCGCCGAAAATGTACACCGTTATAATAGTTTTGTTTTAGGAATCCATCACTACTTCAACCGAGCGACACATGTAAACCTGGAGTTCTCACGTCTTGCATTCGATCTTAAACCATTCCTGTATAACCGTCTTCGACCAGTTGGAAAACAGGAGCATCCATTTAATCCACCCCCGATTTATAAAAAGCTTTTTAGCTTAGGGACGAAAACGTTTAGAATAAGAGATATGTATCTTTTTCCCATTGGCGGTGTTAAAACGGTCAATACTATGAACTTCAGTCCAAAGCTTTCGCTTTATACAAAGAAGGGTAGGGAAAACTTGTATAAGAAACTGCGACCCGATATTCAAAAGGAAGTTAGTTTCTTAATGAAGGCTACCCTACCAAATCGAAGTGTTGAATACTTGGATAACAGGATTAGTCGATACAGTATGAAGATGGGGAAATGTGAAATTACAGGACAATACTTGTACTCCTATAATGTCCATTGTCACCATTACATACCGAAACATCTTGGAGGAAGCGACCAGTTCCGTAACCTTCGAATCCTCCATGAAGATGTTCATCAATTAATTCATATGAAGGATGCTAAAAGGATTAAGTTTTTCCTCTACAAGTTAGGGGTTAATCAATTTAAGCTCGAGAAGATCAACCAATACCGAAAGGTATGTGAGCTGGATCAAATTGAATCATCCCGTCTCGAAGAGTAA
- a CDS encoding GNAT family N-acetyltransferase, whose product MKKIDSMTIHPKIRELLSHATSEKRIEQEYEKYIQSTNRKLYVIELNGVIVGCIGIDFVSANICEIKHIAVSPLERGSKIGSKMIDFVCDKHLLSSIFAETDLDAVEFYENYGFNITSLGEKYPSVERFLCEYKIQ is encoded by the coding sequence ATGAAAAAGATTGATTCAATGACCATCCACCCAAAAATAAGAGAGCTGTTATCCCATGCCACTTCTGAAAAAAGAATTGAACAAGAATATGAAAAGTACATTCAATCAACTAATAGAAAGTTGTATGTAATTGAACTCAATGGAGTGATAGTTGGATGTATTGGTATTGACTTTGTTAGTGCAAACATTTGTGAAATTAAACATATTGCTGTCTCTCCACTTGAAAGAGGAAGTAAGATAGGTAGTAAAATGATTGACTTCGTTTGCGATAAACACTTATTAAGTAGTATTTTTGCTGAAACGGATTTGGACGCAGTAGAGTTTTATGAGAATTATGGATTTAATATAACAAGCTTGGGTGAAAAGTATCCAAGTGTGGAACGGTTTTTATGTGAATATAAAATACAATGA
- a CDS encoding GNAT family N-acetyltransferase — MIIRKATTEDIEGLTDIVGEFGYSTTYEKMEKRMSKIIANCYYNTLVAEIEGEIIGMLGMHIEYSYVSDDDVGRIIAMVVHSNYRNKGIGEQLIQQAEDWCERKGITTVVLNSGNREERKAAHEFYKRRGYKGKSTGFYKTLIK; from the coding sequence TTGATTATAAGGAAAGCAACCACTGAAGATATTGAAGGATTAACAGATATTGTAGGGGAATTTGGGTATTCAACTACATATGAAAAGATGGAAAAACGAATGTCAAAAATCATAGCTAATTGTTATTACAATACTTTGGTGGCAGAAATAGAAGGTGAAATCATAGGTATGCTTGGAATGCATATAGAATATTCCTATGTTTCCGATGATGATGTTGGGAGAATTATAGCGATGGTTGTTCATTCAAACTATCGAAATAAGGGGATAGGAGAACAACTTATTCAACAAGCAGAAGATTGGTGTGAAAGGAAAGGTATAACAACCGTTGTTTTAAATAGTGGAAATCGAGAAGAAAGGAAAGCAGCACACGAGTTTTATAAACGGAGAGGGTATAAAGGGAAATCTACTGGTTTTTATAAAACTTTAATTAAATGA